One segment of Nitrosopumilus sp. DNA contains the following:
- a CDS encoding potassium transporter TrkG, with product MPESESIPDVLKYRVSQYMKRTITIMHESTLIPSACTQMQKQHSDEIIVTNSVGDPVGIVTDEDILRKVGEQHARSSRTKLEDVMSFPLVSISHNSSLKDALDKMRENKIRKLAVISDSNKVIGLIFQHTIVELIHGSIERNKKPISSVRSILWNLGSVTQFAGLLMLIPALVSTFMFEVQVASGIFMMATTLLALGFLLNSYGEKHPLSLQAMTILVFSSFVILVIVGTIPYMYISPYGEMGFVEEFSNSLFSSSAAFTTAGISLFATPEDLPQSFTFFRGFTQFVGGLSFIYLIMTAFYPESKLHNMRGFISGTTPNLRELFVTITIVFSIYVVMIAGLFWVFGSDNMLDNFSLAFSTLSTGGFLPNSNMFSELQIGGEIVLVIGMILGTLPFGFHYGLVRTKFLSVKTGREVTVYLLMLLGAIILFSVLYGTDPMSNVITVVATSTTAGFQVVDMSVLDATPKIFLTLLMIIGGCGFSTAGGIKIFRILNMYDLRKLLRPSGWKKGFAEDKNELATTLLIFALFPTLPLVGALYLSSEGYDFYDSYFETIGAITTAGLGSGILGIDLDPLGKIIASFLMILGRLEIILVIFMFVPKLIRQKQ from the coding sequence ATGCCAGAATCAGAATCTATCCCAGATGTTCTAAAGTATCGAGTTTCACAGTACATGAAAAGGACAATCACAATCATGCATGAATCAACACTCATACCTTCTGCCTGTACACAGATGCAAAAACAGCATTCTGATGAGATTATTGTAACAAATTCTGTGGGAGATCCTGTAGGGATTGTAACTGATGAAGACATTCTAAGAAAGGTAGGAGAGCAACATGCCCGTTCATCAAGAACAAAACTAGAAGATGTCATGTCGTTTCCTCTAGTTTCAATATCCCACAATTCATCATTAAAAGATGCACTAGATAAGATGAGAGAAAACAAAATCAGAAAACTTGCAGTAATATCAGACTCTAACAAAGTAATCGGACTAATATTTCAGCATACCATTGTAGAGTTGATTCATGGCTCCATTGAAAGAAACAAAAAACCAATTTCATCTGTAAGATCAATTTTATGGAATCTGGGATCTGTAACACAGTTTGCAGGATTACTCATGTTAATTCCAGCACTTGTATCCACCTTCATGTTTGAGGTTCAGGTAGCATCTGGAATATTTATGATGGCAACAACACTGCTGGCATTGGGATTTTTATTAAACTCGTATGGTGAAAAACATCCACTTAGCTTGCAAGCAATGACCATACTTGTATTTTCAAGCTTTGTAATTCTGGTTATTGTTGGAACCATACCATACATGTACATCTCTCCGTATGGTGAGATGGGTTTTGTAGAAGAGTTTTCAAACAGTCTTTTTTCAAGCTCGGCGGCATTTACAACAGCTGGCATATCTCTGTTTGCTACACCTGAAGATTTACCACAAAGCTTTACCTTCTTTCGTGGCTTCACGCAGTTTGTAGGGGGCCTTAGCTTCATCTATTTGATAATGACTGCATTTTATCCTGAAAGCAAACTGCACAACATGAGAGGTTTCATTTCAGGTACAACACCTAATCTACGAGAATTGTTTGTGACAATTACCATAGTTTTTTCCATTTATGTCGTAATGATTGCAGGTTTGTTTTGGGTGTTTGGATCAGATAACATGCTGGATAACTTTTCGCTTGCATTTAGCACTCTTTCCACTGGAGGGTTTTTACCAAATTCCAACATGTTCTCAGAGCTTCAGATTGGTGGCGAAATAGTACTGGTAATAGGCATGATACTTGGCACGTTACCATTTGGGTTTCATTACGGATTGGTAAGGACAAAGTTTCTTTCAGTAAAAACGGGACGAGAAGTCACGGTATACCTCCTGATGCTTTTAGGTGCAATAATTCTGTTTTCTGTTTTGTATGGTACAGATCCAATGAGCAACGTGATAACTGTCGTTGCAACAAGTACAACAGCAGGTTTTCAGGTAGTGGATATGAGTGTGCTTGATGCAACACCCAAAATATTTCTCACATTACTTATGATAATTGGAGGATGTGGATTTTCCACAGCAGGAGGAATCAAGATATTTCGTATACTGAATATGTATGATCTTAGAAAGTTACTCAGACCAAGTGGTTGGAAGAAGGGGTTTGCAGAGGACAAAAACGAGCTTGCAACAACCCTTCTGATATTTGCATTGTTTCCAACACTTCCGCTTGTAGGTGCGTTGTATCTGTCAAGTGAAGGATATGACTTCTATGATTCTTACTTTGAGACTATTGGTGCAATAACTACTGCAGGTCTAGGCTCTGGAATACTTGGAATTGATCTTGATCCATTAGGAAAGATAATTGCAAGTTTTCTGATGATACTTGGTAGATTGGAGATAATTCTTGTCATATTCATGTTTGTTCCAAAATTGATAAGACAAAAACAGTGA